Proteins encoded together in one Corallococcus silvisoli window:
- a CDS encoding flagellar motor protein, protein MRHVVLVGAPGRAGRGLSSLVSLVVLVLLLAPVASAQTLASEPPTQASTIAGRVCVDVNGDGLCALDEPGLAEVRLVLATGREVRTDAAGRYHLTGVDSRVPDLTDGPHLRPGRHQLKVDVRSLPPASQVIPRTATVEVPWGAAVLQDFAVRTPPERPPVPLATAPSRPPEARVAPGGLRFLISGQASAGDRIRAGDVEATVDASGAWQARVPLTPGANVITLTTTSADGAVDFLQQRFDVVRRGARGWLVIPGKVSRLGTVRGLSAEGPLPTGDTSLRIEAAPGTSVTSPDETSFVGPDGQARLPVRLGPGRNDIPLTLSPPDGTSGSATVSVEARAQPFAVGLLDVEASIAPAGGGFRLRGRGAVHGEAQVGPVQVVGELELSDIDVRQLHDAPLVDWLRPRLPERFDRWPDPDLVPAQWGDDSVSLTPNPSEGRLRLEARHEQYGRAGFGTYRALLQDREVGRYHRPLFGPYAELREQLGEVCVGLNMFAGGLVDPTRGLAAVPAHEELRATGGSLYYLGGGAVAEGSELIRVEVRDGVTGLPLGEQHLMRGRDYDIDYLAGRILLARPLSFLAGASLLRTDALTQWPEPVLVVDYAVLRTGDPRDSVGGEAWARWRGSTVGLAAVRERRMGAPFQLLSGRGQTSLWGYSLIAEAASSRGLAVESSVLGVSDDGGLSFLRPVGTQDDHGGAVGLRVSGSDPLGQGGSLDAAWRERSKGFSDGAHLDAARFRQLSLRVVQPLGPVSLTLLGDDRRSADPRLPFEDTPFAARTLGAAVGYEFRPLGVSVEVRDSWLRAAEVAGVGEALEGGRTSLGVAGSYAVSRGITVTVGHRQRVNERGAGPGRMDDTFTSAGVDVMLDEDASVGVKGGWGPQLGPQAWLDARVRRGLETYYGGYSVDVDGPDFGAARAVTGARTEVGDGTTLFVEDVSAHDATALRLARAVGFQWAAGQSGFSAGARYERGVRQPLDIKSDLRRDVASVSAQWLRERFRADVRAELRHEEGTPARGAPGPVDRTQVVLALAAEAQLLKDVTASGRLDFAHTAGRDGLEARFAEGFAALVWRPGPWLVVARYGLTRELSPGARSVFGDRVLQTLSLMPAVRLGNRLSVASGLHVGRSSLGDSARWVWTGTLRPSVRVLGGLEVAVEGVRRTSAADGQGLSALRPEVAYRLDERLRIALGYTVLGFSGLGLGAESEDAPDRLYLRAEVAW, encoded by the coding sequence ATGCGCCACGTCGTCCTCGTGGGTGCGCCCGGACGGGCTGGGCGCGGGCTGTCGAGCCTGGTGAGCCTCGTCGTCCTCGTGCTGCTGCTCGCGCCGGTGGCCTCCGCGCAGACGCTGGCGTCGGAGCCTCCGACGCAGGCCTCGACCATCGCGGGCCGGGTCTGCGTGGACGTGAATGGCGACGGGCTCTGCGCTCTCGACGAGCCCGGACTCGCGGAGGTGCGGCTGGTGCTGGCCACCGGCCGCGAGGTGCGCACCGACGCCGCCGGCCGCTACCACCTCACCGGCGTGGACTCCCGCGTGCCGGACCTGACCGACGGCCCGCACCTGCGTCCCGGACGTCACCAGCTGAAGGTCGACGTGCGCAGTCTGCCGCCGGCCAGTCAGGTCATCCCCAGGACCGCGACCGTGGAGGTGCCCTGGGGCGCCGCCGTCCTCCAGGACTTCGCCGTGCGTACCCCTCCCGAGCGCCCGCCCGTGCCGCTCGCCACCGCGCCCAGCCGCCCCCCCGAGGCGCGCGTCGCCCCAGGTGGACTTCGCTTCCTCATCAGCGGTCAGGCCTCCGCCGGAGATCGGATCCGCGCGGGCGACGTGGAGGCGACCGTGGACGCCTCCGGTGCATGGCAGGCGAGGGTGCCGCTCACGCCGGGTGCGAACGTCATCACCCTCACCACCACCTCCGCGGACGGAGCGGTGGACTTCCTCCAGCAGCGCTTCGACGTGGTGCGACGCGGCGCGCGCGGCTGGCTCGTCATCCCGGGCAAGGTGTCCCGCCTGGGCACCGTGCGCGGGCTCTCCGCGGAGGGCCCTCTGCCCACCGGGGACACGTCCCTGCGCATCGAGGCGGCCCCCGGCACGAGCGTGACGTCACCTGACGAGACGTCCTTCGTGGGCCCGGACGGCCAGGCGCGCCTGCCCGTGCGGCTCGGGCCAGGACGCAACGACATCCCCCTCACCCTGAGCCCTCCGGACGGGACCTCGGGCTCCGCGACGGTGTCCGTCGAAGCGCGCGCCCAGCCCTTTGCCGTGGGTCTGCTCGACGTGGAAGCCAGCATCGCGCCAGCGGGCGGCGGCTTCCGTCTCCGGGGCCGGGGCGCGGTCCATGGCGAAGCGCAGGTGGGGCCGGTGCAGGTGGTGGGTGAGCTGGAGCTGAGCGACATCGACGTGCGCCAGCTGCATGACGCGCCCCTCGTGGACTGGCTGCGTCCTCGCCTGCCGGAGCGCTTCGACCGCTGGCCGGATCCCGACCTCGTTCCGGCGCAGTGGGGCGATGACTCGGTGTCCCTCACCCCCAACCCCTCGGAGGGGCGCCTGCGCCTGGAAGCCCGCCATGAGCAGTACGGCCGCGCGGGCTTCGGCACGTACCGCGCGCTCCTCCAGGACCGCGAAGTGGGCCGCTACCACCGCCCCCTCTTCGGCCCCTACGCGGAGCTGCGCGAACAACTGGGCGAGGTGTGCGTGGGCCTGAACATGTTCGCGGGGGGACTGGTCGACCCGACGCGCGGACTGGCCGCGGTGCCCGCGCATGAGGAGCTGCGGGCCACCGGGGGCAGCCTCTACTACCTCGGGGGCGGCGCCGTGGCGGAGGGGTCGGAGCTGATCCGCGTGGAGGTGCGCGACGGCGTCACCGGCCTGCCACTGGGCGAGCAGCACCTAATGCGGGGACGCGACTACGACATCGACTACCTCGCGGGGCGCATCCTGCTCGCGCGCCCCCTGTCGTTCCTCGCCGGGGCTTCGCTGCTGCGCACGGACGCGCTCACCCAGTGGCCCGAACCGGTGCTCGTCGTGGACTACGCCGTGCTGCGAACAGGCGACCCGCGCGACTCGGTGGGGGGCGAGGCCTGGGCGCGCTGGCGCGGCTCCACCGTGGGCCTGGCCGCGGTGCGCGAGCGCCGGATGGGTGCGCCCTTCCAGCTGCTGTCCGGACGCGGCCAGACGTCGCTGTGGGGCTATTCCCTCATCGCCGAGGCCGCCTCCAGCCGGGGCCTCGCGGTGGAGTCCAGCGTGTTGGGCGTCTCCGACGACGGAGGCCTGTCCTTCCTCCGCCCCGTGGGCACCCAGGATGACCATGGCGGCGCGGTGGGCCTGCGCGTGAGCGGGTCGGATCCCCTGGGCCAGGGAGGCTCCCTGGATGCCGCGTGGCGCGAGCGCTCCAAGGGCTTCTCGGATGGCGCTCACCTGGATGCCGCCCGCTTCCGGCAGCTGTCACTGCGGGTGGTGCAGCCCCTGGGGCCGGTGTCGCTCACGCTCCTGGGCGATGATCGCCGCTCCGCGGATCCACGCCTGCCCTTCGAAGACACGCCCTTCGCGGCCCGCACGCTGGGGGCCGCGGTGGGCTACGAGTTCCGCCCCTTGGGCGTGAGCGTGGAGGTGCGCGACAGTTGGCTGCGCGCCGCGGAGGTGGCCGGCGTGGGAGAGGCGCTCGAGGGCGGCCGGACGTCCCTGGGCGTGGCGGGCTCCTACGCTGTGTCTCGTGGCATCACCGTGACCGTGGGCCACCGGCAGCGGGTGAACGAGCGGGGCGCGGGCCCGGGCCGGATGGATGACACCTTCACCTCCGCGGGCGTGGACGTGATGCTGGACGAGGACGCCAGCGTGGGCGTCAAGGGCGGCTGGGGCCCTCAGCTGGGCCCACAAGCGTGGCTGGACGCGCGGGTGCGGCGCGGACTGGAGACGTACTACGGCGGCTACTCCGTGGACGTGGACGGGCCGGACTTCGGCGCGGCCCGCGCGGTGACGGGCGCGCGCACGGAGGTGGGGGATGGCACCACGCTGTTCGTGGAGGACGTGAGCGCGCACGACGCCACGGCCCTGCGGCTGGCCCGCGCGGTGGGGTTCCAGTGGGCGGCGGGCCAGAGCGGCTTCAGCGCGGGCGCCCGCTACGAGCGCGGCGTGCGCCAGCCGCTGGACATCAAGAGCGACCTGCGGCGCGACGTGGCCAGTGTGTCCGCGCAGTGGCTGCGGGAGCGCTTCCGGGCGGACGTGCGCGCTGAACTTCGTCACGAGGAGGGCACCCCCGCGCGAGGCGCCCCGGGCCCGGTGGACCGCACCCAGGTGGTGCTGGCGCTGGCCGCCGAGGCGCAGCTCCTGAAGGACGTGACGGCCTCCGGACGGCTGGACTTCGCGCACACCGCGGGCCGGGATGGCCTGGAGGCGCGGTTCGCGGAGGGGTTCGCGGCGCTCGTCTGGCGGCCCGGGCCCTGGCTGGTGGTGGCTCGCTACGGCCTCACGCGCGAGCTGTCCCCCGGGGCGCGTTCCGTCTTCGGGGACCGGGTGCTCCAGACGCTGTCGTTGATGCCGGCGGTGCGGCTGGGGAACCGGCTCTCCGTCGCGTCGGGCCTGCACGTCGGGCGCTCCAGCCTGGGGGACTCCGCGCGGTGGGTGTGGACGGGCACGCTGCGTCCGTCGGTGCGGGTGCTGGGGGGATTGGAGGTCGCGGTGGAGGGCGTGAGGCGCACCTCGGCCGCGGACGGGCAGGGGCTGAGCGCGCTCCGTCCGGAGGTGGCGTACCGGCTCGACGAGCGCCTGCGGATTGCCCTGGGGTACACGGTCCTGGGCTTCAGCGGTTTGGGTCTGGGAGCCGAATCGGAGGATGCTCCGGACCGCCTCTACCTGCGGGCGGAAGTGGCCTGGTAG
- a CDS encoding FecR domain-containing protein, with protein sequence MAAPSSRRRPVPFLVGLVLILAALPVGWFVFLREPPVPTPPSTPPPVVVAPVEPAKAVELVLSDFDGTVDVRHGDGAWGPATRNMPLRPTDVVRTGDNSFAVLVNGDLAEVRLEDGTEVSVAALTDSLSRFFLNNGEATATVRGRANKRHTFELKAKGGDAEASTTGGTFTMTNNGAGTVSVGTRAGDVKLTGKEGKFVIVRAGQRSTILPGQAPSEPAAIPSTVFLKMAWPDDKALRKRTVTVTGDTDPGSRVVVDGVLVPTDKDGHFEREVALKEGRNTVKVVARGVGGVRQEDQRDVLVDTKAPRMQVKTEDLWKRAGDAPP encoded by the coding sequence ATGGCCGCTCCTTCTTCCCGCAGACGACCGGTGCCGTTCCTCGTCGGGCTCGTGCTCATCCTGGCCGCGCTGCCGGTGGGCTGGTTCGTCTTCCTGCGGGAGCCGCCCGTCCCCACGCCCCCGTCCACACCCCCGCCCGTCGTCGTCGCGCCGGTGGAGCCCGCGAAGGCGGTGGAGCTGGTCCTGAGTGACTTCGACGGCACCGTGGACGTGCGGCACGGTGACGGGGCCTGGGGGCCCGCGACCCGCAACATGCCGCTGCGCCCCACGGACGTGGTTCGCACGGGGGACAACTCCTTCGCGGTGCTGGTGAACGGGGACCTCGCGGAGGTGCGCCTGGAGGATGGCACCGAGGTGTCCGTGGCGGCGCTGACGGACTCGCTGTCGCGGTTCTTCCTCAACAACGGCGAGGCCACCGCCACCGTGCGGGGCCGCGCCAACAAGCGCCATACCTTCGAGCTGAAGGCGAAGGGCGGCGACGCGGAGGCCAGCACCACCGGAGGCACGTTCACCATGACCAACAACGGCGCGGGCACCGTGAGCGTGGGCACGCGCGCGGGTGACGTGAAGCTCACGGGCAAGGAGGGGAAGTTCGTCATCGTCCGCGCGGGCCAGCGGTCCACCATCCTTCCCGGTCAGGCGCCCAGCGAGCCCGCGGCCATCCCCAGCACCGTCTTCCTGAAGATGGCCTGGCCCGACGACAAGGCGCTGCGCAAGCGCACCGTCACCGTCACCGGCGACACGGATCCGGGCAGCCGGGTGGTCGTGGACGGCGTCCTGGTGCCGACGGACAAGGACGGCCATTTCGAGCGCGAGGTGGCCCTCAAGGAGGGCCGAAACACCGTGAAGGTGGTCGCCCGCGGCGTGGGCGGCGTGCGTCAAGAGGATCAACGCGACGTGCTGGTGGACACGAAGGCGCCCAGGATGCAGGTCAAGACCGAGGACCTCTGGAAGCGGGCCGGCGACGCCCCTCCGTGA
- a CDS encoding sensor histidine kinase produces MRLYQQLILFMLATTVLPLAVVGFLLLSRAETAVADHIDAQQRALATATAEAVEASLMEVVNGLARSAELLPWEHATPDEVRGMLLLLYGQSTTVSAVIQTDAEGQPLGPAVYRAEPAQGHPGFDSAELERLAHAVPVASLQGGKGQAALGGAYPHGGSGAAAVAVAVKLGAGAEAPFAVAEIVFTQLEALLLRRAGEGLARLDVVDSEGRVLASSLPTRRMVALEPELREALKSVQGSDTAKSFRLKDPARRVSVARVEALEMGVVLTVDEALALMPVRELRTTVLASVASALAVLLALGTLFTRRLDRRLGEVVEGAEAYGRGELERRLRVEGQDELSELASTFNRMGAELEASRARLMSWNDDLRVRVEEATAELRAAQAQLVEAQKLAAVGQLGAGVAHEINNPLAGILGNVQLLLLDRGGDDADIETLRKIEQSAKRCKDITQNLLRFSQQRERPDLRPVDLNAVVRDALSLTENQTRGEGIDLVTELSGELPRVKADPGHLSQVLLALLSNARTAMLKSQVKRLTLRTGERDGMCTLEVEDTGKGIAENIRPRIFEPFFTTKDVWSNVGLGLSVAWRIITEAGGTLEVRSEAGQGARFTIVLPRA; encoded by the coding sequence ATGAGGCTCTACCAGCAGCTCATCCTCTTCATGCTGGCCACGACGGTGCTGCCCCTGGCCGTCGTGGGCTTCCTCCTGCTGTCGCGCGCGGAGACGGCCGTCGCCGACCACATCGACGCGCAGCAGCGCGCGCTGGCCACCGCCACCGCCGAGGCCGTGGAGGCGAGCCTGATGGAGGTCGTCAACGGCCTGGCCCGGTCCGCGGAGCTGCTGCCCTGGGAGCACGCCACGCCCGACGAGGTGCGCGGCATGCTCCTGCTCCTGTACGGCCAGTCCACCACGGTGAGCGCCGTCATCCAGACGGACGCCGAGGGACAGCCCCTGGGGCCGGCCGTGTACCGCGCGGAGCCGGCCCAGGGCCATCCGGGCTTCGACTCCGCGGAGCTGGAGCGGCTGGCGCACGCGGTGCCGGTGGCGTCGCTCCAGGGCGGCAAGGGTCAGGCGGCGCTGGGCGGTGCGTATCCGCACGGAGGCAGCGGCGCCGCCGCCGTCGCGGTCGCGGTGAAGCTGGGAGCAGGGGCCGAAGCGCCCTTCGCGGTCGCGGAGATCGTCTTCACCCAGTTGGAGGCGCTGCTCTTGCGGCGCGCGGGGGAGGGGCTGGCGCGGCTGGACGTGGTGGACAGCGAGGGGCGCGTGCTGGCCAGCTCCCTGCCGACCCGGCGCATGGTGGCGCTGGAGCCGGAGCTTCGCGAGGCGCTGAAGTCCGTCCAGGGGTCGGACACCGCGAAGAGCTTCCGGTTGAAGGATCCCGCGCGCCGGGTGAGCGTGGCCCGGGTGGAGGCCCTGGAGATGGGCGTCGTCCTGACGGTGGACGAGGCCCTGGCGCTGATGCCGGTGCGGGAGCTGCGCACCACGGTGCTCGCGTCCGTGGCCAGCGCGCTGGCGGTGCTGCTGGCGTTGGGCACGCTGTTCACCCGCCGGCTCGACCGCCGGCTCGGGGAGGTGGTGGAGGGCGCGGAGGCCTATGGCCGCGGGGAGCTGGAGCGGCGCCTGCGCGTGGAGGGCCAGGACGAGCTGAGCGAGCTTGCGTCCACCTTCAACCGCATGGGCGCGGAGCTGGAGGCTTCACGCGCGCGGCTGATGAGCTGGAACGACGACCTGCGCGTCCGGGTGGAGGAGGCCACGGCGGAGCTGCGCGCCGCGCAGGCGCAGTTGGTGGAGGCGCAGAAGCTGGCGGCGGTGGGCCAGCTGGGCGCGGGCGTGGCGCACGAGATCAACAACCCGCTGGCTGGCATCCTCGGCAACGTGCAGCTGCTGTTGCTGGACCGGGGCGGCGACGACGCGGACATCGAGACGCTGCGGAAGATCGAGCAGAGCGCCAAGCGCTGCAAGGACATCACCCAGAACCTGCTGCGCTTCTCCCAACAGCGCGAGCGCCCGGACCTGCGGCCCGTGGACCTCAACGCGGTGGTGCGTGACGCGCTGAGCCTCACGGAGAACCAGACGCGTGGGGAGGGCATCGACCTGGTGACGGAGCTGAGCGGGGAGCTGCCTCGCGTGAAGGCGGACCCCGGGCACCTGTCGCAGGTGTTGCTGGCGCTGCTGTCCAACGCGCGCACCGCGATGCTGAAGTCGCAGGTGAAGCGGCTGACCCTGCGGACCGGCGAGCGGGACGGGATGTGCACCCTGGAGGTGGAGGACACGGGCAAGGGCATCGCGGAGAACATCCGGCCGCGCATCTTCGAGCCCTTCTTCACGACCAAGGACGTCTGGTCCAATGTGGGCCTGGGCCTGAGTGTCGCGTGGCGAATCATCACGGAGGCCGGGGGGACGCTGGAGGTCCGCTCGGAAGCAGGGCAGGGGGCTCGGTTCACCATCGTGCTGCCCCGGGCATGA
- a CDS encoding response regulator — MSDLRHTLLFVDDEADVLDILSRMFQRRYRVLTAPNGRAALEILRTEAVDVLVTDQRMPEMTGIDLVTAARAEGIDVTTLLLTAYTDPQDIIAAINQGQVYRYVTKPWDVNDLLITVKNAVEFAQLRKDKEKLIRQLHQRVEALFVLYEVSRASANDPASYDAIIDRVLTAVARVLPYDCGAALIAPDGQRGATLRLRCVGNVGEQALLGVKESMLGAYRKSSGLALPEDRVITRVTGTTTQDAASPVVYPNQLTVNLTAAGRPVGMLSLFSHRADAFTEDDGLLLDVLANQTADAIQSLRSAEEEARHRMERMVASMADGVVLTDEKNDIVVMNPAARRILRTVEEGGQVPSNRLLEERLGFQPFQLVRNLEYSGHQVLREDVKLFERTVQTTVTPVNDARGTLRGVCVVLRDITDQKRLEERKDAFVSMVSHELRTPLTSITGALDLVLNRMAGDINERQHRYLSLAKDSAEKLNSIVDDLLDLSKFAQGRLRMSFERIYLEELVQRVVEKYGPAFAEKRVRVLPQLPQHPLRAMVDPNRVNQVLNNLLNNAVKFTPEGGEVRVELRATSSLPGYVVLSCWNSGDPIAEDSLERIFDRFEQARTQANRTVRGTGLGLAICRNIVEAHGGRIWSEPSHDGVRFIAVLPTEPPQDVLSQAGVDTLPAPQPVRSDSRGKVLIIEGEPEVGHIMKALLGARGYRVRLAGSAEEGLSAARNMHPDVLLVSVRLPDVDGLRLAEILRHDPETRRAPLLLTSAFDERQRAFRAGADAFLVRPLAGDKLMATVDSLSRGRGGGQHGRVLVVDDDAKIAFICREVLEGLGFEVGVAHSVEEGRRSLRERRPDAVLLDVTLPDGDGFAFLEEIKAERASGHISVIFISARTETSSKVRALKLGGDDYITKPFDALELGARVESMLRRKEQELSSSPTTQLPGSTAIEREVQRRLTARQPFAFCYLDLDNLKAYNDYYGFAKADGVVRQTGDLMREIFQQEGATGDFLGHVAGDDFVFITSVESVDRVCQRAIEAFDRIIPLYYDRQDRERGHIEAEDRFGEKRHFPIMSVSVVAVMTDGVAHDHAELARRAADMKKRAKAIPGSVFLRSDLERVVRSVTG, encoded by the coding sequence GTGTCCGACCTCCGCCACACGCTGCTCTTCGTCGATGACGAGGCCGACGTCCTGGACATCCTCAGTCGGATGTTCCAGCGGCGCTATCGCGTCCTCACCGCCCCCAACGGCCGGGCAGCCCTGGAAATCCTGCGGACCGAGGCCGTGGACGTCCTCGTCACCGACCAACGCATGCCAGAGATGACGGGCATCGACCTCGTCACCGCCGCCCGGGCGGAAGGCATCGATGTCACGACGCTGCTCCTGACGGCCTACACGGACCCTCAGGACATCATCGCGGCCATCAACCAGGGGCAGGTCTACCGCTACGTCACCAAGCCCTGGGACGTGAACGACCTGCTCATCACCGTGAAGAACGCGGTGGAGTTCGCGCAGCTGCGCAAGGACAAGGAGAAGCTCATCCGCCAGCTGCACCAGCGGGTGGAGGCCCTCTTCGTCCTCTACGAGGTCAGCCGCGCCAGCGCCAACGACCCCGCCAGCTACGACGCCATCATCGACCGCGTGCTCACCGCCGTGGCCCGCGTGCTGCCGTACGACTGCGGCGCGGCCCTCATCGCGCCGGACGGCCAGCGCGGCGCCACGCTGCGCCTGCGGTGCGTGGGCAACGTGGGCGAGCAGGCGCTCCTGGGCGTCAAGGAGTCCATGCTCGGCGCGTACCGCAAGAGCAGCGGGCTGGCCCTGCCGGAGGACCGCGTCATCACCCGCGTCACCGGCACCACCACCCAGGACGCCGCGTCGCCCGTCGTCTACCCCAACCAGCTCACGGTGAACCTCACCGCCGCGGGCCGGCCCGTGGGCATGCTGTCGCTGTTCTCCCACCGCGCGGACGCGTTCACCGAGGACGACGGGCTGCTCCTGGACGTGCTCGCCAACCAGACGGCGGACGCCATCCAGTCGCTGCGCTCGGCGGAGGAGGAGGCCCGCCACCGCATGGAGCGCATGGTCGCGTCCATGGCGGACGGCGTGGTGCTCACCGACGAGAAGAACGACATCGTCGTGATGAACCCCGCGGCCCGCCGCATCCTGCGCACGGTGGAGGAGGGCGGGCAGGTGCCCTCCAACCGCCTGCTGGAGGAGCGCCTGGGCTTCCAGCCGTTCCAGCTGGTGCGCAACCTGGAGTACAGCGGCCACCAGGTGCTGCGCGAGGACGTGAAGCTCTTCGAGCGCACCGTGCAGACCACCGTGACGCCCGTCAACGACGCGCGCGGCACCCTGCGCGGCGTGTGCGTGGTGCTGCGCGACATCACCGACCAGAAGCGCCTGGAGGAGCGCAAGGACGCGTTCGTCTCCATGGTGAGCCACGAGCTGCGCACGCCGCTCACCTCCATCACCGGCGCGCTGGACCTGGTGCTCAACCGGATGGCGGGGGACATCAACGAACGGCAGCACCGCTACCTGTCGCTCGCCAAGGACTCCGCGGAGAAGCTCAACAGCATCGTGGATGACCTGCTGGACCTGTCGAAGTTCGCGCAGGGCCGGCTGCGGATGAGCTTCGAGCGCATCTACCTGGAGGAGCTGGTCCAGCGCGTGGTGGAGAAGTACGGGCCCGCCTTCGCGGAGAAGCGCGTGCGCGTGCTGCCCCAGCTGCCGCAGCACCCGCTGCGCGCCATGGTGGACCCCAACCGCGTGAACCAGGTGCTCAACAACCTGCTCAACAACGCGGTGAAGTTCACCCCGGAGGGCGGCGAGGTGCGCGTGGAGCTGCGCGCCACCTCCAGCCTGCCCGGCTACGTGGTGCTCTCCTGCTGGAACAGCGGCGACCCCATCGCCGAGGACAGCCTGGAGCGCATCTTCGACCGCTTCGAGCAGGCGCGCACCCAGGCCAACCGCACCGTGCGCGGCACCGGCCTGGGCCTGGCCATCTGCCGCAACATCGTGGAGGCCCACGGCGGCCGCATCTGGTCCGAGCCTTCTCATGACGGCGTGCGCTTCATCGCCGTGCTGCCCACCGAACCGCCCCAGGACGTGCTGTCGCAGGCGGGCGTGGACACGCTGCCCGCGCCGCAGCCGGTGCGCTCGGACTCGCGCGGCAAGGTGCTCATCATCGAAGGCGAGCCCGAGGTGGGCCACATCATGAAGGCCCTGCTCGGCGCGCGAGGCTACCGCGTGCGCCTGGCCGGGTCCGCGGAGGAGGGCCTGAGCGCCGCCCGGAACATGCACCCGGACGTGCTGCTCGTGTCGGTGCGGCTGCCGGACGTGGACGGCCTGCGGCTGGCTGAGATCCTCCGGCATGATCCGGAGACGCGCCGCGCGCCCCTGCTGCTCACCTCCGCGTTCGACGAGCGCCAGCGCGCCTTCCGCGCGGGCGCGGATGCGTTCCTCGTGCGCCCCCTGGCTGGCGACAAGCTGATGGCCACGGTGGACTCGCTGTCTCGAGGCCGGGGCGGCGGCCAGCACGGGCGCGTGCTGGTGGTGGACGACGACGCGAAGATCGCCTTCATCTGCCGCGAGGTGCTGGAGGGGCTGGGCTTCGAGGTGGGCGTCGCGCACAGCGTGGAGGAGGGCCGGCGCTCCCTGCGCGAGCGCAGGCCGGACGCGGTGCTCCTGGACGTCACGCTGCCGGACGGCGACGGGTTCGCGTTCCTGGAGGAGATCAAGGCCGAGCGCGCCAGCGGCCACATCTCCGTCATCTTCATCTCCGCGCGCACGGAGACGTCCTCCAAGGTGCGCGCGCTGAAGCTGGGCGGCGACGACTACATCACCAAGCCCTTCGACGCGCTGGAGCTGGGGGCGCGCGTGGAGAGCATGCTGCGGCGCAAGGAGCAGGAGCTGTCCTCGTCGCCCACGACGCAGCTGCCCGGCTCCACCGCCATCGAGCGCGAGGTGCAGCGGCGGCTGACCGCGCGCCAGCCGTTCGCGTTCTGCTACCTGGACCTGGACAACCTCAAGGCCTACAACGACTACTACGGCTTCGCGAAGGCGGACGGCGTGGTGCGCCAGACGGGGGACCTGATGCGGGAGATCTTCCAGCAGGAGGGCGCCACCGGAGACTTCCTGGGCCACGTGGCGGGCGACGACTTCGTCTTCATCACGTCCGTGGAGTCGGTGGACCGGGTGTGTCAGCGGGCCATCGAGGCGTTCGACCGCATCATCCCGCTCTACTACGACCGGCAGGACCGGGAGCGCGGCCACATCGAGGCGGAGGATCGCTTCGGGGAGAAGCGCCACTTCCCCATCATGAGCGTGTCCGTGGTGGCGGTGATGACGGACGGCGTCGCGCATGACCACGCGGAGCTCGCGCGCCGCGCCGCGGACATGAAGAAGCGGGCGAAGGCCATCCCGGGCTCCGTCTTCCTGCGCAGCGACCTGGAGCGCGTGGTCCGCTCCGTCACCGGATGA
- the lexA gene encoding transcriptional repressor LexA: MEELTERQREILTFIVKESEVRGFPPTIREIGEHMDIRSTNGVNDHLKALERKGYLTRGEQQSRSLVPTKRARLLLGLGMKSRESGMIEIPLLGKVAAGAPALAQEHMEDSVKIDSFLLGGVNGREVFALRVKGQSMIDDGIHDGDYLFVKKTPSAQPGEIVVALIEDEATVKRYYPEVDRIRFQPANATMQPIYVNRTDFRSTMILGQVVGVYRKLQGGRT; the protein is encoded by the coding sequence ATGGAAGAGCTCACGGAGCGCCAGCGGGAGATCCTGACCTTCATCGTGAAGGAGTCGGAGGTCCGAGGCTTCCCCCCGACCATCCGGGAGATTGGGGAGCACATGGACATCCGCTCGACCAACGGGGTGAACGACCACCTGAAGGCCCTGGAGCGCAAGGGCTACCTGACGCGAGGCGAGCAGCAGAGCCGCTCGCTGGTGCCCACCAAGCGGGCGAGGCTGCTCCTGGGCCTGGGGATGAAGAGCCGCGAGTCCGGGATGATCGAGATCCCCCTGCTGGGCAAGGTGGCGGCGGGTGCGCCGGCGCTGGCGCAGGAGCACATGGAGGACTCGGTCAAGATCGACAGCTTCCTCCTGGGTGGGGTGAACGGCCGGGAGGTGTTCGCGCTCCGGGTCAAGGGCCAGTCGATGATCGACGACGGCATCCATGACGGGGACTACCTCTTCGTGAAGAAGACGCCGTCGGCGCAGCCGGGGGAGATCGTGGTGGCGCTCATCGAGGACGAGGCCACGGTGAAGCGCTACTACCCGGAGGTCGACCGCATCCGCTTCCAGCCGGCGAACGCGACCATGCAGCCCATCTACGTGAACCGCACGGACTTCCGCTCCACGATGATTTTGGGGCAGGTCGTGGGCGTGTACCGGAAGCTGCAGGGCGGCCGGACGTAA